CTATTTTACTATATTCAGGTTAGAATATAGCATGAACGAGAAAACAAGGCCTATTATACAAAAGAATGCCCCTATTGTCCCGAATACACTGTCGGCTTCATTGAAATAAGTAGTCAGTAGAAATATCGAGCCTATGAATATGACTGTCGCGAGCGGTATTCTCATTAAGTTCATTATGTAAGCATCCTTAGCGTTTATTCTTTTGTTAACAGACTAAATTGTCGCTTTGAGTACATATCTTTTCCTGTTTAATTGAAAAATTAACGGTAAGGATAGGATTTTTTAGTTTTTTCCGCGGTTTATGGCACTTTAATTTTGAAAATGTGCATAGAGCCTGCATAGATATTGGATCCATCGAGAGAGTGGATATTAGAAAAAGAAGACGATAATAAAAATTTGATGGCCGGTATCATCCCGGCCGCATCAGGTAAGATCAGTTTTTCGAAGAGTCCGTTACCGGGGCTACTTTCACCTTATTTTCGATGCCGAGATATTCGTTCAGGGATTTTATGGATATCTTGCTCTTGCCCATAGCGTTGATCGCCAGCGCTGAGGCCCTCGCGGCCTGTATGGTCGTAGCATACGGTATCTCATAATCCACTGCCGAGCGCCTTATGCGGGACCCGTCCTTCCTGGCAAGCTTTGATGTCGGCGTGTTGATGATAAGGTTTACTTTGCCCTGCCTGATAAGATCCAGGACGTTCAGGCCGCCCTCGTGTACCTTATTAAGCTTCGTCACGGGTATTCCGTGTAGCTCCAGATACTCTTTGGTGCCGTGGGTACCCAGAAGCTCGAGCCCGTTATCTCTCAGTATGCGGGCTATCTTCACCATTTCCGGCTTGTCCGCATCCCTGACCGAGATGAAAACTTTACCTTCCTGCGGCAGCGTGTTGAACGCTGAGACCTGTGCCTTGAAGAACGCCCTTCCGAAGTCTTTATCGATGCCCATGACCTCGCCTGTGGACTTCATCTCGGGGCCGAGTATCGGGTCGGCGCCGGGCAGCTTATCGAAGGGCAGCACGACTTCTTTAACGGATACATGTTTCGGCTTGGGCTCTTCAGTGTAGCCCATGTCAGTTAGCGAGCATCCTATGATCGCCTTTGCTGCTATCTTTGCGAGAGGCAGTCCTGTAGCCTTGCTGACGAACGGTATCGTGCGAGATGACCTCGGGTTCGCCTCAAGAACGAACACCTTGCCGTCCTTATATGCCATCTGTATGTTCATACATCCTATGACACGCAGCGATATGGCTATCTTTTTCACTATCTCCCTGACGCTATCCTGTATCTCTTTCGATAACGATTGCGGCGGTATTACGCATGCGGAGTCGCCCGAGTGAATGCCGGCCTCCTCTATGTGTTCCATTACGGCGCCTATGAGCACGTTCTTCCCGTCGCTCACCGCGTCGACATCTATCTCTACCGCACTTTCCAGGAAGTCATCTATCAGCACGGGGTGCTTTCTGCTTACCTTTACCGCCTCGGTCATATACCTTTCAAGGTCGGCGTCATCGTAGACGATCTCCATCGCCCTGCCTCCGAGCACGTATGAAGGTCTTACCAGGATCGGATATCCGATACGGTTTGCGCAAACCTTTGCCTCATCGAGCGAATATGCGATGCCGCTTTCAGGCTGAAGGATACCCATGTCTTTCATCATCTTGCTCCAGAGATCCCTGTCCTCGGCGATGTTCATGTCGTCCGGGCTCGTGCCTATGATGACGGTATCGATGTCCTTGCGGCGGTTAAGCTCCATCTGGAGGGGTATCGCGAGGTTTACGGATGTCTGGCCTCCGAACTGGACCATCACGCCGTATGGGCGCTCCTTCTCTATGATGTTCATCACGTGTTCTAGAGTTATAGGCTCGAAGAAGAGCTTGTCCGACGTATCAAAGTCGGTTGATACGGTCTCCGGGTTATTGTTAATGATGTGGGCCTCTATTCCAGACTCCCTTAGCGCCTGGACGGCATGCACAGTACAGTAGTCGAACTCTATGCCCTGGCCTATCCTTATCGGGCCTGCGCCTATGATCAGGACCTTTTTCTTATCCGAAGGGACCAGCTCGCATTCCTGCTCATAAGTAGAATAATAATAAGGCGTCTTTGCTTCGAACTCCGCAGCGCACGTATCCACCATCTTATATGTGGGGATGATGCCCATCTTACGGCGGGTATCGCCTATCTCTTCCGGGGTCGTCCCGCGAAGCTCTGCTATCCACTCGTCCGTGAAGCCCATGCGCTTTGCCTTCAGGAGAGTATCCTTATTCAATTCGCCGGACTTGAGCTGTTTTGCCATGTCCACGATGTTCTGGATCTTATTGATGAACCACGGATCAACGTTAGTAAGATCTGCTATCTCCCCAACGGAGAAAGCCCCGGTGAAGAGAGCCTTATAGATGACGAAAAGCCTTTCGTTGGTGGGGCGTTTCAGCAGGTCGGTCATCTCGTCCTTTGACCAGTCCCCGTATCCCCAGAACTCGCTGATGTCCAGTGAATTAAGGGCTTTCTGGATAGCCTCCTCGAACGTCCTGCCTATCGCCATGACCTCCCCGGTCGATTTCATCGACGTTCCAAGGTGCCTGTCAGCGGTCTTGAATTTATCGAAGGGCCATCTCGGGATCTTGGCCACGATATAGTCTATGGTCGGCTCGAACGAGGCCGGCGTCTCCATCGTGACCTTATTCTGGATCTCATCAAGGGACATGCCTATGGCTATCTTCGCGGCGATCCTGGCTATCGGATAGCCGGTAGCCTTGCTCGCAAGCGCAGATGACCTCGATACTCTCGGGTTGACCTCAACTATACGGTATTCGCTGTTGCGCCATGCGAACTGTATGTTGCATCCGCCCTCTATTCCGAGCGAACGTATGATCTTGATGGCTGCGGACCTCAATGTCTGGTGGTCTACGTCCGACAGCGTCTGTGACGGGGTCACCACTATCGACTCGCCCGTATGGATGCCCATCGGGTCGAAGTTCTCCATGTTACAGATAGTGATACAGGTATCGTAAGAGTCCCTCATGACCTCATACTCGAACTCCTTCCATCCGAGGATGCTTTCCTCCACGAGTATCTGCTTTATCCTTGAGCGCTTGATGCCGAGCTCGGCGATCTCCTTGAGCTCTTCTATCGTATGGGCAACGCCGCTCCCCGTACCGCCCAGCGTGAACGCTGACCTTATTATGAGCGGTAGCCCGAGCACGTCGACCACCTTAAGGGCTTCTTCCACGGTATGGCAAGCGTAGGATCTGGGCACCTTTTCGCCGATGGATTCCATTGCATGCTTGAACCTGTCCCTGTCCTCCGTATCGTATATCGCCTTAAGCGGAGTGCCCAGTAATTTAACGCCATACTTTTCCAGGACGCCCATTTCCGCAAGTTCGCTGGTGATGTTAAGGCCCGTCTGGCCTCCGAGGCCTGCTATGATGCCGTCCGGCCTCTCTTTCTCTATGATCTGGGCGACTACCTGGGGTGTGATAGGCTCTATGTATACCGAGTCCGCCATTTCGGGGTCGGTCATGATGGTCGCCGGGTTAGAGTTCACGAGG
The nucleotide sequence above comes from Methanooceanicella nereidis. Encoded proteins:
- the carB gene encoding carbamoyl-phosphate synthase large subunit; translation: MPKRPDIKKVLLIGSGPILIGQAAEFDFSGSQACRSLREEGIEVVLVNSNPATIMTDPEMADSVYIEPITPQVVAQIIEKERPDGIIAGLGGQTGLNITSELAEMGVLEKYGVKLLGTPLKAIYDTEDRDRFKHAMESIGEKVPRSYACHTVEEALKVVDVLGLPLIIRSAFTLGGTGSGVAHTIEELKEIAELGIKRSRIKQILVEESILGWKEFEYEVMRDSYDTCITICNMENFDPMGIHTGESIVVTPSQTLSDVDHQTLRSAAIKIIRSLGIEGGCNIQFAWRNSEYRIVEVNPRVSRSSALASKATGYPIARIAAKIAIGMSLDEIQNKVTMETPASFEPTIDYIVAKIPRWPFDKFKTADRHLGTSMKSTGEVMAIGRTFEEAIQKALNSLDISEFWGYGDWSKDEMTDLLKRPTNERLFVIYKALFTGAFSVGEIADLTNVDPWFINKIQNIVDMAKQLKSGELNKDTLLKAKRMGFTDEWIAELRGTTPEEIGDTRRKMGIIPTYKMVDTCAAEFEAKTPYYYSTYEQECELVPSDKKKVLIIGAGPIRIGQGIEFDYCTVHAVQALRESGIEAHIINNNPETVSTDFDTSDKLFFEPITLEHVMNIIEKERPYGVMVQFGGQTSVNLAIPLQMELNRRKDIDTVIIGTSPDDMNIAEDRDLWSKMMKDMGILQPESGIAYSLDEAKVCANRIGYPILVRPSYVLGGRAMEIVYDDADLERYMTEAVKVSRKHPVLIDDFLESAVEIDVDAVSDGKNVLIGAVMEHIEEAGIHSGDSACVIPPQSLSKEIQDSVREIVKKIAISLRVIGCMNIQMAYKDGKVFVLEANPRSSRTIPFVSKATGLPLAKIAAKAIIGCSLTDMGYTEEPKPKHVSVKEVVLPFDKLPGADPILGPEMKSTGEVMGIDKDFGRAFFKAQVSAFNTLPQEGKVFISVRDADKPEMVKIARILRDNGLELLGTHGTKEYLELHGIPVTKLNKVHEGGLNVLDLIRQGKVNLIINTPTSKLARKDGSRIRRSAVDYEIPYATTIQAARASALAINAMGKSKISIKSLNEYLGIENKVKVAPVTDSSKN